A genomic window from Desulfonatronovibrio magnus includes:
- a CDS encoding DUF933 domain-containing protein, whose protein sequence is MKTAIVGFAGCGKTELFRALAGPGSAAAGRAMVKVPEPRLDPLIKVFKPGKVTRTEIEYNDMPGSGGSKSIGNKVLNAVRGCDCLLAVLDAYSGTADAQDQLDAIEAELIVSDLAVIEKKLERLAQDKQKAKHLYDPKEEELLQKAMALLEQEKPLRMDYDLSTEPSLKGFSFLSAKPILYAWNISENKMGSFEPPQDQFSMAHIAVSAMLEREMAELEDPEELQMFMQDLGVEHSALDRVIYKTYSLLNLITFLTAGEKEVRSWALKKGSTAAEAAGLIHSDIQKGFIRAEVLGWSDFLECRDMKKAKEKGVLRLEGKDYIVKDGDIITFRFNV, encoded by the coding sequence ATGAAAACAGCTATAGTCGGCTTTGCAGGATGTGGAAAAACAGAACTTTTCAGGGCCCTGGCTGGTCCTGGTTCTGCCGCGGCAGGCAGAGCCATGGTCAAAGTGCCGGAGCCAAGGCTTGACCCTTTAATCAAAGTCTTTAAGCCTGGAAAAGTTACCAGAACAGAAATTGAATATAATGATATGCCCGGCAGCGGAGGCTCCAAGTCCATTGGCAACAAGGTTTTAAACGCTGTCCGGGGTTGTGACTGCCTCCTGGCAGTGCTGGATGCCTATTCAGGAACTGCAGATGCGCAGGACCAGCTTGATGCTATAGAAGCGGAGCTGATTGTGTCTGATCTGGCGGTCATTGAAAAGAAACTGGAAAGACTGGCCCAGGATAAGCAGAAGGCAAAGCATTTATATGATCCCAAAGAGGAAGAACTGCTGCAAAAAGCCATGGCTTTGCTCGAACAGGAAAAGCCCCTTCGCATGGACTATGACTTGAGTACTGAACCCTCACTCAAGGGCTTTTCCTTCCTGTCCGCCAAACCCATATTATATGCCTGGAATATATCTGAAAACAAAATGGGCAGCTTTGAGCCCCCGCAAGATCAGTTTTCCATGGCCCATATCGCGGTTTCTGCCATGCTGGAACGCGAAATGGCCGAACTGGAAGACCCTGAAGAACTCCAGATGTTCATGCAGGACCTGGGAGTGGAACATTCTGCTCTGGACAGAGTAATTTACAAAACCTACTCCCTGCTCAACCTCATTACGTTTCTCACAGCAGGAGAAAAGGAGGTTCGCTCCTGGGCCCTCAAAAAAGGATCTACAGCTGCTGAGGCTGCAGGGCTAATTCATTCTGATATTCAAAAAGGATTTATCAGGGCAGAGGTTCTGGGCTGGAGTGACTTTCTGGAATGCCGGGATATGAAAAAGGCCAAAGAAAAAGGTGTTCTGCGCCTTGAAGGAAAAGATTACATTGTCAAGGACGGCGACATCATAACCTTTCGGTTTAACGTATGA
- a CDS encoding RNA methyltransferase, giving the protein MLTHVSVVLCRPKFSENIGSVARACVNMGCSSLVLVSPRSFDLKKAAPLATSKGKVLIEQAQVHDSLETALKDFHRVYATTARVGKWRKGILNPWEAAQSIMDVEKSTPSCALVFGPEDKGLTNEEVELCSHIISIPTSKEAWSLNLAQAVLIVLYECFKLIPASDCRQIKPGDSRLITRQESMILNQNIREALLTIDFLDQDNPDYFMMPLKRLLSKKDLRHHEFNLLMGICRQIKWMAHKNNQGPQ; this is encoded by the coding sequence ATGCTTACCCATGTGTCAGTAGTTCTTTGCAGGCCCAAGTTTTCTGAAAATATTGGTTCAGTGGCCAGAGCCTGCGTAAATATGGGGTGTTCCAGCCTTGTGCTCGTAAGCCCACGCAGTTTTGACCTGAAAAAGGCAGCTCCTCTTGCCACATCTAAGGGCAAAGTCCTTATTGAGCAGGCCCAAGTCCATGACAGTCTTGAAACAGCCTTGAAAGATTTCCACCGGGTTTACGCCACAACCGCCAGAGTGGGAAAATGGCGCAAGGGCATCCTGAATCCATGGGAAGCAGCTCAGAGCATTATGGATGTTGAAAAATCAACACCTTCGTGCGCTCTGGTGTTTGGCCCCGAAGATAAAGGACTGACTAATGAAGAAGTGGAGCTTTGCTCCCATATTATATCCATTCCCACCTCTAAGGAGGCCTGGTCCCTGAACCTGGCTCAAGCCGTTCTAATAGTGCTCTATGAGTGCTTCAAACTCATACCTGCTTCAGATTGCCGCCAGATCAAACCAGGAGATTCACGTCTTATCACCCGGCAGGAGTCCATGATCCTGAACCAGAACATCCGCGAAGCCCTTCTGACCATAGATTTTCTTGACCAGGACAATCCCGATTATTTTATGATGCCTCTCAAGCGTCTGCTGTCCAAAAAAGACCTGCGCCATCATGAATTCAATCTGCTTATGGGCATTTGCAGGCAGATCAAGTGGATGGCGCATAAAAACAATCAGGGACCACAATAA
- a CDS encoding response regulator — protein sequence MDVDPQHLISELSDNIDKKDTIKANIVLAYLNDTDKDTQKKIINLLEKGDPDFTIPLLTGLIQKNKSITTNLPDIRGILISKSLEQPDFLLKTIMDKVEPRELFINIAAEARVDGASAVLLNIMANELDEKVIKEAIIGLGTLGFPGATNAISEFLYSNNKTLILEAIRALGRIGTPTAMQRLAEKMGADHQIDILILDVFSQIQDQTSINKLNQTIGSHYAHLRNYAKAKLTRIGAKAVPTLGENLFYNDPDLQVHTLNVLGAIGDSSALVPIRKLLSQEPADANVRFAAYETLGQLPLDKGSYILARGLTDKEEHVCVAAASAIDRNLNEVLVAGVKNMVKERDHDALKTVRSIISAQAKNLFIALIEYPFFQDMALGYLTKNAAPDLQNFFQSLLQKYGYLHLAEKIEGEKPQAAARPVAVAVDDSKMILNIYKSTLYEMGFEPVLFEFPRKALDWLKNNKPQVVFTDLNMPDMTGIDLIQGIREIYSKNDLPVIMVTTQNETQDNEDARNAGVNDITFKPFSKESLTSVYQESSC from the coding sequence ATGGACGTTGACCCGCAGCATTTGATTTCTGAGCTATCGGACAATATTGATAAAAAGGATACCATTAAGGCTAATATAGTCCTTGCCTACCTTAATGACACTGACAAGGATACCCAGAAAAAGATTATTAACCTTCTGGAAAAAGGTGATCCGGATTTTACCATCCCTCTGCTTACAGGGCTGATACAGAAGAACAAGTCCATCACTACCAACCTTCCAGATATTCGGGGTATTCTGATTTCCAAATCATTAGAACAGCCTGACTTTCTGCTCAAGACCATTATGGACAAGGTTGAACCAAGAGAGCTGTTCATCAATATTGCTGCTGAGGCCAGGGTGGACGGTGCGTCGGCAGTACTTTTGAATATAATGGCCAATGAACTTGATGAAAAGGTCATCAAGGAAGCCATAATAGGACTTGGGACGCTGGGCTTTCCTGGGGCCACCAACGCCATAAGTGAGTTTTTATATTCCAACAATAAAACTCTTATTCTTGAAGCCATCAGAGCGCTGGGAAGGATAGGGACGCCGACAGCCATGCAGAGGTTAGCGGAAAAAATGGGAGCTGATCATCAGATCGATATTCTTATTCTGGATGTCTTTTCTCAGATTCAGGATCAGACTTCCATAAACAAACTTAATCAGACCATTGGTTCGCATTATGCACATTTAAGAAATTATGCCAAGGCTAAACTGACTCGTATTGGGGCAAAAGCAGTGCCGACCCTTGGAGAAAATTTGTTTTACAACGACCCAGACCTGCAGGTGCATACACTTAATGTTCTCGGGGCCATTGGGGATTCCTCTGCCCTTGTTCCCATCAGAAAGCTGCTCAGCCAGGAACCAGCTGATGCCAATGTGCGCTTTGCTGCTTACGAGACCCTGGGTCAGCTGCCTCTTGATAAGGGATCTTACATTCTGGCCAGAGGATTGACGGACAAGGAAGAACATGTGTGTGTGGCGGCTGCATCAGCCATTGACCGTAATCTCAATGAGGTTCTTGTGGCTGGTGTCAAGAACATGGTCAAAGAACGTGACCATGATGCACTTAAAACAGTAAGGTCTATAATCAGCGCTCAAGCCAAAAACCTTTTTATTGCTTTGATCGAATATCCATTTTTTCAGGACATGGCTCTTGGCTATCTAACTAAAAACGCTGCTCCAGACCTGCAGAATTTTTTTCAGTCTCTGCTGCAGAAATATGGATACCTGCACCTGGCTGAAAAGATTGAAGGTGAAAAGCCTCAGGCTGCAGCAAGACCTGTGGCTGTGGCTGTAGATGACTCCAAGATGATCTTGAATATATACAAGAGCACTCTTTACGAAATGGGGTTTGAGCCTGTTTTATTCGAATTTCCGAGAAAGGCCCTGGACTGGCTTAAGAATAACAAACCCCAGGTTGTTTTTACTGATTTGAATATGCCGGATATGACCGGGATTGATTTGATCCAGGGCATAAGAGAAATCTATTCCAAAAATGATCTGCCTGTCATTATGGTTACCACCCAGAATGAAACGCAGGATAATGAAGACGCGAGAAATGCCGGAGTAAACGATATTACTTTCAAGCCTTTTTCCAAAGAGAGTCTGACCAGTGTTTACCAGGAATCTTCCTGTTGA